A window of the Cynocephalus volans isolate mCynVol1 chromosome 10, mCynVol1.pri, whole genome shotgun sequence genome harbors these coding sequences:
- the LOC134389259 gene encoding olfactory receptor 1A1-like translates to MREGNQSSTLEFILLGITGQQEQEYFFFILFLVIYPVTLTGNLLIIWAIHSDVHLHNPMYFFLANLSLVDVFFSSVTVPKMLANHLSGSKSISFGGCLTQMNFMIALANADSYILAVMSYDRAVAISHPLHYTIIVSPKSCVLLVVGSWVIGNAIALSQTLLTASLSFCGNQGVTNFYCDLASLLKLSCSDIHFNVKMMYLGVSVFCMPLLFIIFSYVRVFSTVLWFPSTKGVLKAFSTCGSHLTVVSLYYGTVMGMYFRPLTAYSLKDAVITVMYIAVTPMLNPFIYSLRNRDMKAALRKLFSKRIFS, encoded by the coding sequence ATGAGGGAAGGAAACCAGTCCTCTACCCTGGAATTCATCCTCCTGGGAATAACTGGTCAGCAGGAACAAGAATATTTCTTCTTCATCCTCTTCCTGGTCATTTACCCCGTCACACTGACTGGAAACCTGCTCATCATCTGGGCCATTCACTCTGACGTTCACCTTCACaaccccatgtattttttccttgcCAACCTCTCCTTGGTGGACGTCTTCTTCTCCTCTGTAACCGTCCCTAAGATGCTGGCTAACCATCTCTCAGGTAGCAAGTCCATCTCCTTTGGGGGTTGCCTAACACAGATGAACTTCATGATAGCCTTGGCTAACGCAGACAGCTATATCTTGGCTGTGATGTCATATGATCGTGCTGTGGCCATCAGCCACCCACTTCACTACACAATAATAGTGAGTCCAAAGTCCTGTGTTCTGCTAGTTGTTGGGTCTTGGGTGATTGGAAATGCCATTGCCCTGTCCCAAACTCTGCTCACAGCTAGTCTGTCCTTTTGTGGCAACCAGGGAGTGACCAACTTCTACTGTGACCTTGCTTCTTTGCTCAAGCTGTCCTGTTCTGACATCCACTTTAATGTGAAGATGATGTACCTCGGGGTTAGTGTTTTCTGCATGCCATTGCTGTTCATCATTTTCTCCTATGTTCGGGTCTTTTCCACGGTCTTATGGTTTCCCTCCACTAAGGGTGTGctcaaagccttctccacctgtggttCCCACCTCACAGTTGTCTCTTTGTACTACGGGACAGTCATGGGCATGTATTTCCGCCCTCTCACAGCTTATAGCCTAAAGGATGCAGTGATAACTGTGATGTACATCGCAGTGACCCCGATGTTAAACCCTTTCATCTATAGTCTGAGAAACCGGGACATGAAGGCTGCCCTGCGGAAACTCTTCAGCAAGAGAATCTTCTCATAA